From a single Arachis hypogaea cultivar Tifrunner chromosome 3, arahy.Tifrunner.gnm2.J5K5, whole genome shotgun sequence genomic region:
- the LOC112782643 gene encoding uncharacterized protein, which produces MKKSAFEKMVMQKNKSKGSHEDQKQQQCKRLLVSINVLGSAGPIRFVVNEKDTVSAIIETALKSYAREGRLPLLGFDPTDFLLYNACFDADWLFLLVFMETALRALNPLEAIGSYGVRNFVLCKKQVCSSKTERNTELISQKSNGGSGWKLQLCATATTSLIALFKIA; this is translated from the exons atgaagaagagtgCTTTTGAGAAGATGGTGATGCAGAAGAACAAGAGCAAGGGAAGCCACGAGGATCAGAAGCAGCAGCAGTGTAAGAGGTTGTTGGTGAGTATCAACGTACTTGGGAGCGCAGGGCCAATAAGGTTTGTGGTGAATGAAAAAGACACTGTTTCTGCGATCATTGAAACTGCTCTCAAGTCCTATGCTCGTGAAGGCAGGCTTCCTCTTCTTGGTTTTGATCCCACCGACTTCCTCCTTTATAATGCATGCTTTGATG CTGActggttatttttattggtttttatggAAACTGCTTTGAGAGCTCTGAATCCATTGGAAGCCATAGGATCTTATGGGGTGAGGAACTTTGTGCTGTGCAAGAAGCAAGTATGTTCATCAAAGACAGAACGGAACACAGAGCTGATATCTCAGAAAAGCAATGGTGGTAGTGGCTGGAAG TTGCAGTTGTGTGCCACTGCTACTACTAGTTTAATTGCTTTGTTCAAGATAGCATAG